Genomic segment of Psychrobacter sanguinis:
CAGCAGTTTTCTTTGCTCAGCATCCTTTTTATGGCTAGAGTCAATATCAGTTTGAAAATTATTATTGGGATCTAGGGAGTCAATAGTTTCGGTTGAAAGTAGGGTGTCGCCTAAATTTAGGTCATGAATAGCATGCTGTATATTCTCAACATCACCATGATGAAACACGGTTAATTTACGATTAGGAATGTCAAATTCAAGATATTCAATATCCGAATTGCCATCTAGCTTCATTCGGATTAGGTTCTCTTCCGAAGGGCAGTCCATTTTCGATATTTTAAAAGTTGTTTTATTCATAAAGGTATCTGTATCCGAACTATCACAATTTAATCCTTCTGCGCGTTATTGCTGTCCAAATTCAAATCTGGCAAAGGCGGAAGTTGTTCTAAACTCTCAAGTCCAAAGGCATCCAAAAATTCAGGGGTAGTATGCAGAAGAGCAGGACGTCCTAAAGTTTCCCGATAGCCTTTTTCCATAATCCAGCCTTTATCAAATAACTGACGTAAGATATTACTCGATACGGTCACCCCGCGCACTTGTTCAATATCGCTACGGGTCACTGGCTGTTTATAAGCAATGACGCTTAATGTTTCAAGTAATGCCTGACTTAGAGTCTCCAAGCGCTGCGGAAACACTTTTTGGATAAGGCTACTATACTCACTGCGTATCTGTAAACGATAGCCACTCGCTGACTCGCTTAACGTCAATACGCCAGTGGTTAGTCTTTGTTGTAGGACTACCAACGCGGTCTCTAACTCTTGCTTGGATAGAGATAAATACTTTCTCAACTGGCTGTCAGTTAAAGGTGATTCTGATGCGTGTAATAGCACTTCGATTCTACGACTTAATAAGTCATAGCGATTAAAAGTGCTTAGGTCAGAATTTGTTGTGTTCTGCAGTTGTGAGTCGTCCGTGGAATTGGTAGCCACGGACTCTGATTCTGACAGTGTTGTGGTTATGCTATCGGATTCAGAATGACTATCGGCGACAGAAAGGATATGGGGCAGTTTTGGCATGGAGGTTCACTAGATTTCAAATTAACAGTGATTAATATTCAAAGACACGGAACTAACTAAGCAGCTGACTAAACAATAGATGCGGGGCTTACTAAATAACTAGGCCACCCAGCGCAGCTTCAAATTAGACAAACTATAAGTATGTTGTGGGTCTGGAGTTGTCTCTTCGACTGGCTGCGGTTGATTATTCTCAGCGTCTATGACGTCAATAATTTGTCGTTTCATTAACTCTAAAACGGCAACGAAGCTGACCACCACCCCGAGTCGACCTTGGCTTTGATCAAGCAATTCAATAAAAGCCCCTTCACCACGCTCACTCAATTGGCGACTGATACTGGCAATACGGTCAGACAACGGAATCGGGTCTACTTTGATATTGTGCATCTGATAGTCAGGCTTCAGTTGCATTTTTAATAAGCTTTCTACCAACATTGTCGCAGGATAACTGGGTAACTCAGCGGCCATAACTTCAGGGTCAGGCAGGCTAGCCATTGCTAAGAATACATCACGCTCTAAACGGATCAAGTTGTCCAAACGGCGCGCCGCTTCTTTGATTTGAGCGTAGTCTTCTAAACGAGAGATGAGTTCGGCTTTTGGATCTCGCTCATCTTCTACTTTCTCAGGTAAAGGCAACAGTAGCTCTGTCTTGATGGCAATTAGCGTAGAAGCCATTAGCAGATAGTCACCTGCCAGCTCAAAATGATCAGCATCAAGCTCATCGATATAGGCCAGATACTGCTCAGTAATCGGTAATATAGCGGTATCGGTAATATCAAAGTTATTCTTTTTGACCAAATATA
This window contains:
- a CDS encoding segregation and condensation protein A, translated to MNTPVTSSTDSSIDAGASIRIYTTPVQALPEDLYVPPQAFAIWLEQFEGPLDFLLYLVKKNNFDITDTAILPITEQYLAYIDELDADHFELAGDYLLMASTLIAIKTELLLPLPEKVEDERDPKAELISRLEDYAQIKEAARRLDNLIRLERDVFLAMASLPDPEVMAAELPSYPATMLVESLLKMQLKPDYQMHNIKVDPIPLSDRIASISRQLSERGEGAFIELLDQSQGRLGVVVSFVAVLELMKRQIIDVIDAENNQPQPVEETTPDPQHTYSLSNLKLRWVA
- the scpB gene encoding SMC-Scp complex subunit ScpB, whose translation is MPKLPHILSVADSHSESDSITTTLSESESVATNSTDDSQLQNTTNSDLSTFNRYDLLSRRIEVLLHASESPLTDSQLRKYLSLSKQELETALVVLQQRLTTGVLTLSESASGYRLQIRSEYSSLIQKVFPQRLETLSQALLETLSVIAYKQPVTRSDIEQVRGVTVSSNILRQLFDKGWIMEKGYRETLGRPALLHTTPEFLDAFGLESLEQLPPLPDLNLDSNNAQKD